A window of the Mannheimia granulomatis genome harbors these coding sequences:
- the tyrS gene encoding tyrosine--tRNA ligase, protein MAQSIESIIAELKRGVENIYSEEDLIAKLKEERPLIIKLGADPTAPDIHLGHTVVLNKLRQFQQLGHQVVFLIGDFTGMVGDPSGKSSTRPPLTREDVLRNAETYKQQIFKILDPVKTRIVFNSEWLSELGTEGMIRLASNYTVARMLEREDFKNRFNNQQSIAIHEFIYPLLQGHDSVALKADVELGGTDQTFNLLVGRELQKSAGQKPQVAMTLPLLVGLDGEKKMSKSLGNYIGVTEAPSEMFGKVMSISDELMWDWYNLLSFRPLEEIAQLKAEVAAGKNPRDVKILLAKEIIARFHDEAAANAAEQEFINRFQKGAIPDEMPEFTFEGEIGLAALLKEAGLVPSTSEAIRSAQQGGVKIDGEKVEDVKQNAQKGTFVYQVGKRKFARITVK, encoded by the coding sequence ATGGCTCAATCTATTGAATCTATCATTGCTGAACTTAAACGTGGTGTAGAAAATATTTACTCTGAAGAAGATTTAATCGCAAAATTAAAAGAAGAGCGTCCATTAATCATCAAATTAGGAGCAGATCCAACAGCGCCTGATATTCACTTAGGTCATACCGTTGTTTTAAACAAATTACGCCAATTCCAACAACTTGGTCACCAAGTTGTATTCTTAATCGGCGATTTCACCGGTATGGTAGGGGATCCTTCAGGCAAAAGCTCGACTCGTCCCCCATTAACACGTGAAGATGTACTGCGTAATGCTGAAACCTATAAACAACAAATTTTCAAAATTTTAGATCCTGTAAAAACCCGTATCGTATTCAACTCTGAATGGTTAAGCGAATTAGGTACAGAAGGGATGATCCGCTTAGCATCCAACTATACGGTCGCTCGTATGTTAGAACGTGAAGACTTTAAAAACCGTTTTAACAATCAACAGTCTATTGCAATTCACGAGTTCATCTATCCATTATTACAAGGTCATGATTCTGTGGCATTAAAAGCCGATGTGGAATTAGGCGGAACAGACCAAACTTTCAACTTATTAGTGGGTCGTGAATTACAAAAATCAGCGGGACAAAAACCACAAGTAGCGATGACATTACCGCTTTTAGTAGGCTTAGATGGCGAGAAAAAAATGTCGAAATCACTCGGTAACTACATCGGCGTGACCGAAGCACCAAGCGAAATGTTTGGTAAAGTGATGTCAATTTCAGATGAGCTAATGTGGGATTGGTACAATCTACTCTCGTTCCGTCCATTAGAAGAAATCGCTCAATTAAAAGCAGAGGTTGCTGCAGGTAAAAACCCTCGTGATGTCAAAATTCTGCTAGCTAAGGAAATTATTGCCCGTTTCCATGATGAAGCAGCGGCCAATGCGGCTGAACAAGAATTTATCAATCGCTTCCAAAAAGGTGCTATTCCAGACGAAATGCCGGAATTTACCTTTGAAGGCGAAATCGGCTTAGCTGCATTATTAAAAGAAGCAGGACTTGTGCCATCAACCTCTGAAGCCATCCGTTCAGCTCAGCAAGGCGGTGTAAAAATTGATGGTGAAAAAGTAGAAGATGTGAAACAAAATGCTCAAAAAGGCACCTTTGTTTACCAAGTTGGTAAACGTAAATTCGCCCGAATTACGGTAAAATAA
- a CDS encoding deoxyribose-phosphate aldolase gives MKKLSLAVLASFILAACTADVYSDKGNATVLSSKAVSADVVELTVQRDNGETVTLTRQYDAHAAVGARVRLADEIKNQDSDLKTIRRYEFK, from the coding sequence ATGAAAAAACTTTCTTTAGCTGTATTAGCATCTTTTATCTTAGCAGCTTGTACGGCCGATGTTTATTCTGACAAAGGTAATGCAACTGTGTTGTCAAGCAAAGCTGTGTCGGCAGATGTTGTTGAGCTAACTGTGCAAAGAGATAATGGTGAAACTGTGACCTTAACTCGTCAGTATGATGCTCATGCTGCCGTAGGTGCTCGAGTTCGCCTTGCTGATGAGATTAAAAATCAAGATTCAGATTTAAAAACAATTAGACGTTATGAGTTTAAATAA